A genomic window from Acinetobacter chinensis includes:
- the lptM gene encoding LPS translocon maturation chaperone LptM, producing the protein MRSVICCMSLITVISALAGCGQTGALQLPSDPDYDKRAKYLLHSDSAEKAPQNSESAGQADVVAASEAVTE; encoded by the coding sequence ATGCGTTCAGTTATTTGCTGTATGAGTCTTATTACTGTGATTTCAGCCCTGGCAGGTTGTGGTCAGACAGGTGCATTACAACTGCCTTCAGATCCTGATTATGATAAGCGGGCAAAATACCTGCTACATTCAGACTCAGCAGAAAAGGCTCCTCAAAACAGTGAGTCTGCCGGTCAGGCTGACGTTGTTGCTGCATCTGAAGCAGTGACTGAATAA
- the radA gene encoding DNA repair protein RadA, translating to MAKVKTAYHCEQCGTEHPKWSGQCSDCGEWNCLTEVSIQPAVSHRAVPKMGGGYAGQAAAITTLNKISVSTETRLATGIGEFDRVLGGGLVTGSVVLIGGDPGIGKSTILLQTATYMAAASSSALYVTGEESLSQVALRANRLDLPTDKLKVMAETCVERICEVLAHERPAVAILDSIQTLYTETLQSAPGGVSQIRESAALLTRFAKNSGTALFIVGHVTKEGSLAGPRVLEHMVDCVLYFEGQADSRFRMIRAVKNRFGAVNELGVFGMTDKGLREVANPSAIFLSRYDEAIPGSIVMISREGTRPLLVEVQALVDDAHGQPRRVALGLEQNRLNMLLAVMHRHGGVQTAGQDVYVNVVGGLKITETGSDLAVLLACASSLRGKALPQQLAVFGEVGLSGEIRPVPNGQERLKEAIKHGFKYIIVPRGNAPQKAIPGVQIISVARLHEALTEASQLSDELN from the coding sequence ATGGCCAAAGTCAAAACTGCTTACCACTGCGAACAGTGTGGAACTGAACATCCAAAATGGTCAGGTCAGTGTTCTGACTGCGGTGAATGGAACTGTCTGACTGAAGTCAGTATTCAACCTGCCGTCAGCCATCGTGCTGTTCCTAAAATGGGCGGCGGCTATGCGGGTCAGGCTGCTGCCATCACAACGCTCAATAAAATTTCAGTCTCCACTGAAACACGTCTAGCGACAGGTATCGGTGAGTTTGACCGAGTACTGGGTGGGGGTCTTGTGACAGGTTCAGTTGTGCTGATTGGTGGTGACCCTGGTATTGGCAAATCCACTATTCTTTTACAGACTGCAACCTATATGGCTGCTGCCAGCAGCTCAGCGCTGTATGTGACGGGTGAGGAATCACTTTCCCAGGTGGCATTACGTGCCAACCGACTTGATTTGCCGACAGATAAACTGAAAGTCATGGCAGAAACCTGTGTGGAACGGATCTGTGAGGTACTTGCACACGAACGCCCGGCAGTTGCCATTCTGGACTCTATTCAGACACTCTATACAGAAACTTTGCAGTCAGCTCCAGGTGGTGTATCACAGATCCGTGAATCTGCTGCTCTACTGACCCGATTTGCAAAAAACAGCGGCACTGCACTGTTTATTGTTGGTCATGTCACCAAAGAAGGTTCACTTGCAGGTCCCCGTGTACTAGAACATATGGTGGACTGCGTGCTGTATTTTGAAGGTCAGGCAGATTCCAGATTCCGTATGATCAGAGCTGTGAAAAACCGCTTTGGTGCGGTCAATGAACTCGGTGTCTTTGGCATGACCGATAAAGGACTGCGCGAAGTTGCCAATCCATCTGCCATTTTTCTCAGTCGTTATGATGAAGCCATTCCAGGTTCGATTGTCATGATCAGTCGTGAAGGTACACGCCCTCTGTTGGTTGAGGTACAGGCACTTGTGGATGATGCGCATGGTCAGCCCCGACGTGTGGCTTTAGGTCTGGAACAGAACCGTCTGAATATGCTGCTTGCTGTAATGCATCGTCATGGCGGTGTACAGACCGCCGGACAGGATGTTTATGTCAATGTCGTGGGTGGACTCAAAATTACTGAAACAGGTTCCGACCTGGCTGTCCTGCTGGCATGTGCATCCAGTCTGCGGGGGAAAGCCCTACCACAGCAACTGGCTGTATTTGGTGAAGTCGGACTGTCAGGTGAAATACGTCCTGTACCCAATGGACAGGAACGCCTCAAAGAAGCCATTAAGCACGGCTTTAAATATATTATTGTTCCCCGTGGTAATGCACCTCAAAAAGCCATTCCGGGAGTACAGATCATCTCGGTTGCCCGTCTGCACGAAGCACTCACTGAAGCCAGTCAGCTCAGTGATGAACTGAATTAG
- a CDS encoding amino acid permease — MSNENITLQEEGEDLKRSLSNRHLQLIAIGGAIGTGLFMGSGKTISLAGPSILFIYMIIGLMVFFVMRALGELLLSNLQYKSFIDFSTDLIGPWAGYFVGWTYWLCWITIGIADLSAIIYYLQFFNHGVPFSPMEGVMISIASIVFIMGLNLMTVKLFGELEFWFALIKIIAIVVLILAGLWMIFTGFTSEAGQVASFTNLWNHGGMFPTGADGFLAGFQIAIFAFVGVELVGTTAAETKDPEKNLPKAVNSIPIRIIIFYVLALLIVMSVTPWNKIDPNISPFVNLFSQAGIAAAAIIMNLVVLSSVMSSMNSGVFSTSRMLFGLSREEQAPKPFGRLNRRAVPANALYFSAVCLLLGAALQYFVPDTVKAFTLATTLSTILFILVWIIILWSYLVYYKTRPELHAKSTFKLPGGPLTCYVVITFFIGVIYVLSLQEDTMQALMVSPLWLLILAIGYVCFYKKK; from the coding sequence ATGTCAAATGAAAATATTACTCTCCAGGAAGAGGGTGAGGATCTAAAGCGGAGTCTGTCCAATCGGCACCTTCAGTTAATTGCCATTGGTGGTGCAATTGGAACAGGGCTGTTTATGGGGTCAGGAAAAACCATCAGCCTGGCAGGACCATCCATACTGTTTATTTATATGATTATTGGTCTGATGGTTTTTTTCGTGATGCGTGCGCTGGGCGAATTACTGCTTTCCAATCTTCAATACAAATCATTTATTGATTTTTCAACTGATCTGATTGGTCCATGGGCAGGATATTTTGTCGGTTGGACCTACTGGCTGTGCTGGATTACGATTGGTATTGCGGATCTGTCAGCGATTATTTATTACCTGCAGTTCTTTAACCATGGTGTTCCTTTCAGTCCTATGGAAGGGGTCATGATCAGTATCGCCTCCATTGTTTTCATCATGGGTTTAAACCTCATGACAGTAAAACTGTTTGGTGAGCTGGAGTTCTGGTTTGCTTTAATCAAGATCATCGCCATTGTTGTACTGATTTTAGCCGGACTCTGGATGATTTTTACAGGATTTACCTCAGAAGCGGGACAGGTTGCCTCCTTTACAAACTTATGGAATCACGGGGGGATGTTCCCAACTGGAGCTGATGGCTTCCTGGCAGGGTTCCAGATTGCGATTTTTGCTTTTGTCGGGGTGGAACTGGTCGGTACAACGGCTGCGGAAACTAAAGATCCTGAAAAGAATTTGCCTAAGGCAGTCAACTCAATTCCAATCCGTATCATTATCTTCTATGTACTGGCACTGCTGATCGTGATGTCTGTTACGCCGTGGAATAAAATTGATCCAAATATCAGTCCCTTTGTAAATCTGTTCAGTCAGGCAGGTATTGCAGCAGCAGCGATCATCATGAATCTGGTGGTGCTGTCTTCGGTGATGTCATCCATGAACAGTGGTGTATTTTCTACCAGCCGTATGCTGTTTGGTCTGTCCCGCGAAGAACAGGCACCAAAACCTTTTGGTCGTCTGAACCGTCGTGCAGTACCGGCAAATGCACTGTATTTCTCAGCGGTCTGTCTGCTGTTAGGCGCTGCATTACAGTATTTTGTACCTGATACAGTAAAGGCATTTACGCTGGCCACCACATTATCCACGATTCTGTTTATTCTGGTCTGGATCATTATTCTGTGGAGCTACCTGGTCTACTATAAAACCCGTCCAGAACTGCATGCAAAATCGACCTTTAAGCTGCCTGGTGGACCATTGACCTGTTATGTTGTGATTACATTCTTTATTGGTGTGATTTATGTGCTGTCACTTCAGGAAGACACAATGCAGGCATTAATGGTGAGTCCATTATGGTTACTGATACTGGCGATAGGTTATGTCTGCTTTTATAAGAAAAAATAA
- a CDS encoding Tim44 domain-containing protein: protein MEVRQRSWVAGLLMATLVIAPMAEAKRAGGGKSHGMSRSATSSQSYQQPRQATPAQQPAAPATTPQKSGPGVGGMVAAGVAGAAIGAVAANAMADDRPASAAETAQEEKGGIPGWIWILLAAAVAFFIFRKLGAKKKLAANNPFAPNNGANNAPFGQNAAPRSTGGDNTNIFGQSVGGSNNGSNAPFGAAPAGGTAYTNSGNQLPDGTEPAAFLRVARQRFNHIQSMNTASNISEIQRYLTPDLYQSMYNDIMANQDQDVAEFSNLNAMIADSATENGQYVVSVRFTGTVSEDLNSLPQPFAEIWHFVKPAGSSQDWLVAGIQQAA, encoded by the coding sequence ATGGAAGTTCGACAGCGCAGCTGGGTTGCAGGTCTTTTGATGGCTACACTGGTCATTGCACCAATGGCTGAAGCAAAACGTGCAGGTGGCGGTAAAAGCCATGGCATGAGCCGTTCAGCGACATCCAGCCAGTCTTATCAACAACCGCGTCAGGCTACGCCTGCTCAGCAGCCAGCTGCTCCTGCTACAACTCCACAGAAATCAGGTCCTGGTGTAGGTGGTATGGTTGCTGCGGGTGTTGCAGGTGCGGCTATTGGTGCAGTAGCAGCAAATGCCATGGCGGATGACCGTCCTGCCAGCGCTGCTGAAACAGCACAGGAAGAAAAAGGTGGAATCCCCGGATGGATCTGGATTCTTCTTGCAGCAGCTGTCGCCTTCTTCATTTTCCGTAAGTTAGGCGCAAAAAAAAAATTAGCAGCTAACAATCCTTTTGCACCAAACAATGGAGCAAATAATGCTCCGTTTGGTCAGAATGCAGCACCACGCTCTACCGGTGGTGACAATACCAATATTTTTGGTCAGTCAGTCGGTGGTTCGAATAATGGTTCAAATGCACCATTCGGTGCTGCGCCTGCGGGTGGAACAGCCTATACCAACAGTGGCAATCAGTTACCTGACGGTACTGAGCCAGCAGCATTCCTGCGTGTAGCACGTCAACGCTTCAACCATATTCAGTCCATGAACACTGCAAGTAACATCAGTGAAATTCAGCGTTATCTGACGCCTGATCTGTATCAGTCCATGTATAACGACATCATGGCAAATCAGGATCAGGACGTAGCAGAGTTTTCCAACCTGAATGCCATGATTGCAGATTCAGCAACTGAAAATGGTCAGTATGTTGTCAGTGTCCGCTTCACAGGAACTGTCAGCGAAGACCTGAACAGTCTGCCTCAGCCTTTTGCTGAAATCTGGCATTTTGTAAAACCTGCGGGTTCAAGCCAGGACTGGCTGGTTGCAGGTATTCAGCAAGCTGCTTAA
- the dapF gene encoding diaminopimelate epimerase, translating into MLLEFTKMHGLGNDFMVVDLISQRAYFDAMTIRRLADRHFGIGFDQLLIVEPPDFPNVDFKYRIFNADGSEVQQCGNGVRCFARFVYEHQLTTKTKLRVQTCSGIVEPELGANGWVRVNMGYPKFLPEEIPFTADEPESLYDIDLQDNEKLTIDVVNMGNPHAVTIVSDVLTADVAKIGPQVESHARFPERVNAGFMQIVDDKHARLRVFERGVGETMACGTGACAAAVSGMRRGLLASSVEIELAGGKLQIEWKEGDVVWMTGPTATVYEGRLDLRYFQS; encoded by the coding sequence ATGCTGCTTGAATTTACAAAAATGCATGGTCTGGGCAATGACTTTATGGTTGTCGATCTGATCAGCCAGCGGGCTTACTTTGATGCAATGACTATCCGTCGGTTGGCGGACCGTCATTTTGGGATCGGGTTTGATCAGTTGCTGATTGTTGAACCACCTGATTTTCCAAATGTAGACTTTAAATACCGCATTTTTAATGCAGATGGTTCTGAAGTTCAGCAGTGCGGTAATGGTGTCCGCTGTTTCGCACGTTTTGTTTATGAACATCAGCTGACAACCAAAACAAAACTGCGGGTTCAGACCTGTTCAGGCATTGTGGAACCAGAACTGGGTGCAAACGGCTGGGTACGTGTGAATATGGGCTACCCGAAATTTCTGCCCGAAGAAATTCCATTTACAGCCGATGAACCTGAGTCTCTGTATGACATTGATCTTCAGGACAATGAAAAACTGACGATTGATGTCGTTAACATGGGTAATCCTCATGCAGTGACCATCGTGTCAGATGTACTGACAGCTGATGTCGCAAAAATTGGTCCTCAGGTTGAATCCCATGCCCGATTCCCAGAACGTGTAAACGCTGGTTTTATGCAGATTGTGGATGACAAACATGCCCGACTTCGTGTGTTCGAGCGTGGCGTCGGTGAAACAATGGCGTGTGGTACAGGTGCATGTGCAGCAGCTGTTTCAGGTATGCGCCGTGGCTTGCTGGCTTCCAGTGTTGAAATTGAGCTGGCAGGTGGCAAACTTCAGATTGAATGGAAAGAGGGTGATGTGGTCTGGATGACTGGACCAACAGCAACCGTTTACGAAGGTCGTCTCGATCTGCGTTATTTCCAGAGCTGA
- a CDS encoding alanine/glycine:cation symporter family protein gives MQNIQSIMETLSGWVWGPYMLVLLVGTGVFLTLRLMFLQFRLLPFAFKQVFGKHENSKSNDGDISHFAALMTALSATIGTGNIAGVATACVLGGPGAVFWMWMTALAGMATKYGEAVLAVKYRVNNENGQKSGGPMYYIEHGLKWKWLAVLFALFGTIASFGIGSSVQSNTVALAVQNSMGIETWITGIVITAFSALVILGGIKSIAKASSFIVPIMAIGYVLGGLAIILTNLELVVPALKLIFVDAFTGQAVAGGAIGAVIRYGVARGVFSNEAGMGSAPIAAAAAKTDHPVRQGLVSMTGTFIDTIIVCSITGIVLVMGYLVAGNTFGTETGAVLTTHIFDRLLPGIGGWVVTFGIIFFAYSTILGWCYYGEKCATYLLGEKFVLIYRIIYIATVFIGTVATLDLVWLFADTFNGLMAVPNLIALLLLSGVIVKETKDFLAKRKSGELY, from the coding sequence ATGCAAAACATACAAAGTATTATGGAAACCTTAAGTGGATGGGTCTGGGGACCTTATATGCTGGTACTGCTGGTTGGTACGGGCGTATTCCTGACTCTTCGATTGATGTTTCTTCAGTTCAGATTACTGCCATTTGCCTTTAAACAGGTCTTTGGTAAACATGAAAATTCCAAGTCAAATGATGGTGACATTTCACACTTTGCAGCACTAATGACAGCACTTTCAGCCACCATTGGTACCGGTAACATTGCAGGTGTTGCAACTGCCTGTGTCCTGGGTGGTCCCGGTGCTGTGTTCTGGATGTGGATGACTGCACTTGCGGGTATGGCAACCAAATATGGTGAAGCTGTACTGGCCGTTAAATACCGTGTCAACAATGAAAATGGGCAAAAATCCGGTGGTCCGATGTACTACATTGAACACGGACTGAAATGGAAGTGGCTGGCTGTTCTTTTTGCGCTGTTCGGTACGATTGCTTCATTTGGTATTGGCAGTTCCGTTCAGTCCAATACTGTTGCGCTTGCCGTCCAGAACAGTATGGGTATAGAAACATGGATTACCGGCATTGTCATTACTGCTTTTTCCGCACTGGTGATTTTAGGTGGGATCAAATCCATTGCGAAAGCTTCATCCTTTATTGTACCAATCATGGCGATTGGTTATGTACTCGGTGGTCTGGCCATTATTCTGACCAACCTTGAACTTGTTGTTCCTGCACTGAAACTGATCTTTGTTGATGCATTTACAGGTCAGGCAGTTGCTGGTGGTGCAATCGGTGCAGTGATCCGTTACGGTGTAGCCCGTGGTGTATTCTCCAATGAAGCCGGTATGGGTTCGGCTCCAATTGCTGCTGCTGCTGCAAAAACTGACCACCCTGTGCGTCAGGGTCTGGTCTCTATGACAGGTACTTTCATTGACACTATTATTGTCTGCAGCATTACCGGTATCGTACTGGTGATGGGCTATCTGGTGGCGGGTAACACCTTTGGTACAGAAACAGGCGCTGTTCTGACCACACATATTTTTGACCGTCTGCTACCAGGTATCGGGGGCTGGGTCGTGACCTTCGGTATTATTTTCTTTGCTTATTCGACCATTTTAGGCTGGTGTTACTACGGTGAAAAATGTGCGACTTATCTGCTGGGTGAAAAGTTTGTTCTGATCTACCGTATTATCTATATCGCTACAGTGTTTATTGGCACAGTGGCTACGCTGGATCTAGTGTGGCTGTTTGCAGACACCTTCAATGGTCTGATGGCTGTACCCAACCTGATTGCTTTATTACTGCTGTCAGGGGTTATTGTCAAAGAGACCAAAGACTTCCTGGCAAAAAGGAAATCTGGCGAACTTTACTGA
- a CDS encoding class II aldolase/adducin family protein, which translates to MKKRPAKISKTEWQARCELAALYRLIAWYCMTDLIDTHISLRVPGEPEHFLINRYGVTFDQMKASDLVKIDHEGNIVEKYDQGKMVNVAGFVIHSALHHARDNIHCVIHTHTADGVAVSAQEKGLLPLSQHALKFYNNIAYHEYEGIAFSTDERERLVQDMGNYRCMILRNHGLLATGNSVARAFHEIYFLERACQIQIKAMSSAELHTPSKEVCEYTVKQFESDAAEPIIQAAWHAALSLIRDQRKDYCS; encoded by the coding sequence GTGAAAAAACGACCAGCAAAAATCAGTAAAACAGAATGGCAAGCCCGCTGTGAACTGGCTGCTTTATATCGCTTGATTGCCTGGTACTGCATGACAGATTTAATTGATACGCATATCAGTCTGAGAGTACCTGGTGAGCCTGAACATTTTCTGATTAACCGTTACGGTGTCACTTTTGATCAGATGAAAGCCTCAGATCTGGTCAAAATAGACCATGAAGGCAATATTGTTGAAAAATATGATCAGGGCAAAATGGTCAATGTCGCAGGTTTTGTCATTCATTCAGCCTTACATCATGCACGGGATAATATTCACTGTGTCATTCATACACATACTGCCGATGGTGTTGCTGTTTCAGCTCAGGAAAAAGGATTGCTGCCTTTATCCCAGCATGCACTGAAGTTTTATAACAATATTGCTTATCATGAGTATGAAGGCATTGCATTTTCCACGGATGAGCGTGAGCGGCTGGTTCAGGATATGGGTAATTATCGCTGTATGATTTTACGCAATCATGGATTACTGGCGACGGGAAACAGTGTTGCTCGCGCATTTCATGAAATTTACTTTCTGGAAAGAGCCTGTCAGATTCAGATTAAAGCAATGAGCAGTGCTGAATTACATACACCATCTAAAGAGGTCTGTGAATATACGGTGAAGCAGTTTGAAAGTGATGCTGCTGAACCGATTATTCAGGCAGCATGGCATGCCGCTTTAAGTCTGATCAGGGATCAGCGGAAAGATTATTGTTCATGA
- the xerA gene encoding site-specific tyrosine recombinase/integron integrase — protein sequence MQINPSELLTMWLKEREVQNQSPHTLHAYTRDVSDFLKFCDDRKLQLADVESTDLREYLAHKVEYQQLSPGSLQRLLSAIRQFMKWAEESGYLAFNPADDFKLKRQSRPLPGMIDIETVNQILDQAEPEAEIPKQMWYRDKAILELLYSSGLRLAEVQGLKIGDIDFNRQLLRITGKGNKTRIVPFGSKAKDAVMHWLKVYPLWNGDFVKTAHVFITQKGNPLGARQIENRVKYQALRAGVNVDLHPHLLRHCFASHMLSGSRDLRAVQEMLGHSNLSTTQIYTHVDFDHLAQVYDQAHPRAQLHKKT from the coding sequence ATGCAGATCAACCCATCTGAACTTTTAACAATGTGGCTGAAAGAGCGGGAGGTACAGAACCAGTCTCCTCATACTTTGCACGCCTACACCCGTGATGTCTCAGATTTTCTGAAATTCTGCGATGATCGGAAACTTCAGCTTGCTGATGTTGAAAGTACGGATTTACGTGAGTATCTTGCGCACAAAGTAGAGTATCAGCAACTCAGTCCAGGCAGCCTGCAAAGACTGTTGTCTGCCATCCGTCAGTTTATGAAATGGGCGGAAGAAAGTGGGTATCTGGCCTTTAATCCAGCGGATGATTTCAAACTGAAAAGGCAGTCCCGTCCATTACCCGGCATGATTGATATTGAAACAGTGAATCAGATCCTGGATCAGGCTGAGCCTGAAGCCGAGATTCCGAAACAGATGTGGTACCGCGATAAAGCCATTCTGGAGCTGTTGTACTCCAGTGGATTGCGTTTGGCAGAAGTGCAGGGGCTTAAAATAGGTGATATTGACTTTAACCGACAGCTGCTGCGTATCACAGGTAAAGGGAACAAGACCCGTATAGTTCCATTTGGCAGCAAAGCCAAAGATGCAGTGATGCACTGGCTGAAAGTCTATCCTTTATGGAATGGTGACTTTGTTAAAACAGCTCATGTTTTTATCACACAAAAAGGGAATCCGCTGGGTGCGAGGCAGATTGAAAACCGTGTGAAATATCAGGCTCTCAGAGCCGGTGTCAATGTAGACCTGCATCCACATCTTTTAAGACACTGCTTTGCCAGTCATATGCTGTCGGGCAGTCGTGATCTGCGGGCTGTTCAGGAAATGCTGGGACATAGTAACCTGAGTACGACACAAATCTATACTCATGTCGATTTTGACCATCTTGCGCAGGTCTATGATCAGGCACATCCCCGAGCACAGCTGCACAAAAAAACATAA
- the lysA gene encoding diaminopimelate decarboxylase, which produces MHAEQCSLDQLAQQFGTPLYVYSKAKFEQHYSDMDKAFEFIDHQICFAVKSNSNIAVLNVLAKMGSGFDIVTGGELARVLAAGGDASKIVFSGLGKTEADIQKALEVGIACFNVESYAELDRIQKVAAQMNKKAPVSLRVNPDVDAKTHPYISTGLKENKFGIPSDAVFETYQYAASLANLDVVGIDCHIGSQLTETQPFVDALDRVISMIDRLKEMGIQLKHIDIGGGLGVTYKDETPPSVVEYANAMRPALEKLGLKVYMEPGRSISANAGVLVTKVDLLKPTSHRNFAIIDAAMNDLIRPSLYQAWMDIQVVAPKADVQTETWDIVGAICETGDFLGKERELALQVNDHLAVLGAGAYGFVMSSNYNSRGRAAEVMVDGEKAHLIRQRETIESLWEKESLLPEE; this is translated from the coding sequence TTGCATGCAGAGCAGTGTTCACTGGATCAGCTCGCACAGCAATTTGGTACACCGCTATACGTTTATTCGAAAGCTAAATTTGAACAGCATTATTCAGATATGGATAAGGCATTTGAATTTATTGATCATCAGATCTGTTTTGCGGTGAAATCCAACTCCAATATTGCGGTACTGAATGTTCTTGCAAAAATGGGCTCTGGTTTTGATATTGTGACCGGAGGTGAGCTTGCACGTGTGCTGGCTGCCGGTGGCGATGCATCGAAAATTGTATTTTCAGGTCTTGGGAAAACAGAAGCAGATATTCAGAAAGCCTTGGAAGTCGGTATTGCCTGTTTTAACGTTGAGTCCTATGCAGAGCTTGACCGGATTCAGAAAGTTGCAGCGCAGATGAATAAAAAAGCGCCAGTTTCTCTGCGTGTCAATCCAGATGTTGATGCAAAAACACATCCGTATATTTCAACAGGTCTTAAAGAAAACAAATTTGGTATCCCTTCTGATGCCGTATTTGAGACTTATCAGTATGCGGCATCACTGGCAAATCTGGATGTAGTCGGTATTGACTGCCACATCGGATCTCAGCTGACTGAAACTCAGCCTTTTGTGGACGCACTTGACCGTGTGATCAGTATGATTGACCGTCTCAAAGAGATGGGTATTCAGCTGAAACATATTGATATCGGTGGTGGTTTAGGTGTGACCTATAAAGATGAAACTCCACCGAGTGTCGTTGAATATGCAAATGCCATGCGTCCTGCATTGGAAAAACTGGGTTTAAAAGTTTATATGGAACCTGGTCGCAGCATTTCTGCAAATGCAGGTGTACTGGTGACTAAAGTGGATTTACTGAAACCGACCAGTCACCGTAACTTTGCCATTATTGATGCTGCAATGAATGACCTGATCCGTCCATCTTTATATCAGGCATGGATGGATATCCAGGTTGTTGCACCAAAAGCTGACGTGCAGACTGAAACCTGGGATATTGTGGGTGCAATCTGTGAAACAGGTGACTTCCTGGGTAAAGAGCGCGAGCTTGCACTTCAGGTCAATGATCACCTTGCTGTACTTGGTGCAGGTGCTTACGGATTTGTTATGAGTTCAAACTACAACAGCCGTGGTCGTGCTGCTGAAGTTATGGTGGATGGTGAAAAGGCACATCTGATCCGTCAGCGTGAGACGATTGAATCACTGTGGGAAAAAGAAAGTTTATTGCCTGAGGAGTAA
- a CDS encoding OmpA family protein, which produces MSKRTYLYSLALLLVLSACSKKPESEPAEQVQTNEPVAEEKKIAQVQTFDLNKIPLSEYVLGAFPYLGLPQGYEFTKNQSQTPEHEKVPFWTGTHVEWVEGRLFSGKIQPQQGYEGSFLEIQRNFEALIQSMGGVEITNSSIPKETVDQDYGQFKIDYYQAMGNIYGEPAQTFIIRQADRSIWVHLVKDGENQASLMILETRPVEQTSDVLKEFPYLSLPRGYEYHRKEETGFARIPVWTGQQFEWIEGRLMASYVTGTRDYKDQASYLEIQKNIDGVVKKLNGVLVTQSIVPQNIAEQLPEDLRMKYNTNYSGITKHPVTTYKVPLHDRELWVQVNYSSHKNAGLMVLETKKIQITAQAIAAEEMKKQLDNNDRVRLDINFATNSAEVLPESRGQIDQITQLLKDHPDLALQIHGHTDDIGDVQYNQQLSERRAKSIVQLLTQAGIAPKRLKAQGFGNSQPVADNNTPEGKAKNRRVELIKL; this is translated from the coding sequence ATGTCAAAAAGAACATACTTATACAGTCTGGCTTTGTTACTCGTATTGAGTGCCTGTTCTAAAAAGCCTGAAAGTGAACCAGCAGAACAGGTTCAGACCAATGAACCTGTGGCTGAAGAAAAAAAAATTGCTCAGGTTCAGACCTTTGATCTGAACAAAATTCCATTGTCAGAATATGTCCTGGGTGCATTTCCTTATCTGGGATTGCCACAGGGCTATGAGTTCACTAAAAATCAGTCACAGACGCCAGAGCATGAAAAAGTACCTTTTTGGACGGGTACACATGTGGAATGGGTTGAGGGACGGTTATTCAGTGGGAAAATTCAGCCTCAGCAAGGCTATGAAGGGAGTTTCCTGGAAATACAGCGTAATTTTGAAGCACTGATTCAGTCTATGGGCGGTGTTGAAATTACAAACAGCTCGATTCCTAAGGAAACAGTGGATCAGGATTATGGGCAATTCAAAATTGATTATTACCAGGCGATGGGAAATATTTATGGCGAGCCTGCCCAGACATTTATCATTCGTCAGGCTGATAGAAGTATCTGGGTTCATCTTGTCAAAGATGGAGAAAATCAGGCTAGTCTGATGATTCTGGAAACCAGGCCTGTAGAGCAGACCTCAGATGTCCTGAAAGAATTTCCTTATCTGAGTCTACCTCGGGGTTATGAATATCATCGAAAAGAAGAAACAGGTTTTGCCCGGATTCCTGTCTGGACAGGGCAGCAGTTTGAGTGGATTGAAGGGAGGCTGATGGCTTCCTATGTCACAGGAACCCGAGATTATAAAGATCAGGCGAGTTATCTGGAAATTCAGAAAAATATTGATGGGGTCGTTAAAAAGCTGAATGGTGTTCTGGTCACGCAAAGTATTGTTCCACAAAATATTGCTGAACAGCTGCCTGAAGATCTACGTATGAAATACAATACTAATTACAGCGGTATCACGAAGCATCCAGTCACAACCTATAAAGTTCCTTTACATGATCGGGAGCTTTGGGTACAGGTAAATTATTCAAGCCATAAAAATGCAGGTTTAATGGTACTCGAAACCAAAAAAATTCAGATTACAGCTCAGGCGATTGCTGCTGAAGAAATGAAAAAGCAGCTGGATAACAATGACCGTGTACGCCTGGACATCAATTTTGCAACAAACTCGGCAGAGGTTTTGCCGGAATCCCGTGGACAGATTGATCAGATCACTCAGCTGTTAAAAGATCATCCTGATCTTGCTCTGCAAATTCATGGGCATACAGATGATATCGGGGATGTCCAGTACAATCAGCAGCTCTCAGAGCGACGTGCAAAGAGTATTGTCCAGTTGCTGACTCAGGCAGGTATTGCTCCAAAGCGTTTAAAGGCACAGGGTTTTGGAAACAGTCAGCCTGTTGCAGATAATAATACGCCTGAGGGTAAAGCGAAAAACAGACGGGTTGAGCTGATAAAGCTTTAA